One stretch of Segatella copri DNA includes these proteins:
- a CDS encoding phosphatase PAP2 family protein, protein MIELLHQIEQIDTQIFLFFNGFHNVYWDYFMMIFSDRFVWVPFYASFIFVLLKNFPVKVVMSTIVVITLIILFSDQTASGILKPLVARMRPSNPDNPISPMVHVVQGYRGGRYGFPSSHAANAWSMAFFAQYLVRRSKLTIFLCLWALITSYSRMYLGVHYFGDILIGTLIGFLYATLYYYIFQYFLRKHTERFKPNHDIRFASVPIITGLVSIWVIICTSGILSFYSIPLR, encoded by the coding sequence ATGATAGAATTACTTCATCAAATAGAACAGATTGATACGCAGATTTTTCTGTTTTTCAATGGTTTTCACAACGTGTATTGGGATTACTTCATGATGATTTTCTCAGACCGTTTTGTATGGGTTCCGTTCTATGCCAGTTTTATCTTTGTACTGCTTAAGAATTTTCCTGTCAAGGTTGTGATGAGCACTATAGTTGTCATCACTCTGATTATCTTGTTTTCAGACCAGACTGCATCAGGTATTCTGAAGCCATTAGTAGCAAGAATGCGTCCCAGCAATCCTGATAATCCTATCAGTCCGATGGTACATGTTGTTCAAGGATATCGGGGTGGCAGATATGGTTTCCCATCTTCTCATGCAGCCAATGCATGGAGCATGGCCTTCTTTGCACAATATCTGGTTCGCCGGAGCAAACTCACGATATTCTTATGCCTGTGGGCATTGATAACCAGTTATTCCCGCATGTATCTCGGTGTACACTATTTTGGCGACATCCTGATTGGTACCCTCATTGGTTTTCTCTATGCCACCTTATATTATTATATATTTCAGTATTTTTTAAGGAAGCATACCGAACGTTTTAAGCCCAACCACGACATCAGATTTGCAAGCGTCCCTATCATTACGGGGCTCGTTTCTATTTGGGTAATCATTTGTACCAGTGGAATACTATCTTTCTATAGCATACCACTGAGATAA